In Trichocoleus desertorum NBK24, the following are encoded in one genomic region:
- a CDS encoding ABC transporter permease gives MDWWQKLKKNPLARFGALVLLVFYLAVLAADFVAPYDPYASQPDGALLPPTQIYWRNQAGQFIGPHVYPTVQGPVDLNTGDRQLVIDRSQPSPLRPFVAGHPYKILGLELKRHLFGAVGPAKFNLLGTDEQARDQFSRLLYGGRISLSIGLVGVAISFPLGMLVGGISGFFGGLADSFLMRLVEVLMTIPSIYLLVALAAVLPPGLTSAQRFLLIVLITSFISWAGLARVIRGQVLSIKQREFVQAATAMGGQPFYIIVRHILPQTATYIIISATLAIPSFIVAESVLSLIGLGIQQPDPSWGNMLSAATNASILVLQPWLVWPPALLIILTVLSFNVLGDGLRDALDPRSLQR, from the coding sequence ATGGATTGGTGGCAGAAACTTAAAAAAAATCCTTTGGCTCGATTTGGAGCTTTGGTGCTGTTGGTTTTCTATCTCGCGGTGCTGGCTGCTGATTTTGTTGCCCCCTATGACCCCTACGCTTCACAACCCGATGGAGCGTTGCTACCCCCGACTCAAATTTACTGGCGTAATCAGGCAGGTCAATTTATCGGGCCTCACGTTTATCCCACGGTTCAAGGGCCAGTGGATTTGAATACAGGCGATCGCCAGCTAGTGATTGACCGTAGCCAGCCATCACCGCTGCGCCCCTTCGTTGCAGGTCATCCTTACAAAATCTTGGGGTTGGAGTTGAAGCGGCATCTCTTCGGCGCAGTCGGGCCAGCCAAATTCAATCTACTCGGCACGGATGAGCAAGCGCGAGATCAGTTTAGTCGGTTGCTATACGGCGGACGTATTAGCCTCAGCATTGGTCTGGTGGGAGTCGCAATTTCTTTTCCCCTGGGCATGTTAGTCGGCGGCATTTCTGGGTTTTTTGGGGGCTTGGCTGACAGCTTCTTGATGCGTCTTGTAGAAGTGTTAATGACCATTCCCAGCATTTATTTGTTGGTGGCACTCGCAGCAGTGTTACCGCCTGGGCTGACCAGCGCCCAACGATTTCTCTTGATTGTGTTGATTACGTCGTTCATTAGCTGGGCAGGCTTAGCACGGGTGATTCGAGGGCAAGTGCTCTCCATCAAACAACGGGAATTTGTCCAAGCTGCTACCGCAATGGGCGGTCAACCTTTCTACATCATTGTGCGTCACATTCTGCCGCAAACCGCGACCTACATAATCATTTCAGCCACGCTCGCTATTCCTAGCTTTATTGTGGCGGAGTCGGTGCTGAGCTTGATTGGCTTAGGGATTCAGCAGCCTGATCCCTCTTGGGGCAACATGCTCTCTGCCGCGACGAATGCTTCTATCTTGGTGCTGCAACCTTGGTTGGTCTGGCCTCCAGCGTTGCTGATTATTTTGACGGTGCTCTCGTTTAACGTCCTGGGTGATGGCTTACGGGATGCCCTCGATCCTCGGAGTTTGCAGCGCTAA
- a CDS encoding AI-2E family transporter yields the protein MNRVFSPVQQLLITWLLVLAAGWVTLNALNYFGDLISILVTAGLIAFLLNYAVAKLQAFLPRGLAAALVYLAAGVGVTLIGLTIAPPVSEQARQLATNFPSLLESGRNQLDQFQFWSEAHNLPFDVQILEQQLSAEVRERAQAIAAQGFGLVLGTVNWTLDLVLILVISFYMLLDGERVWRGLVSLFSPQIRTCLTDSLRRNLRQFFAGQLLLGLFMAVVLSLAFLWLRVPFFLLFAVFIGVMEVIPFIGATLGIATVSVVVAFIDWWLALQVLGVAIATQQIKDNLLAPRLMGNLTGLSPVIIFTSLLLGAKVAGLLGVILAIPLTGVVKSIAEVVLDPTLPPQTGSFFYNPLNPDPLVAPTLELASSDSTVDVAGTGDGEAAPVMVSATGTQRDR from the coding sequence ATGAATCGAGTTTTTTCCCCTGTGCAACAACTCCTAATCACCTGGTTACTGGTGCTGGCTGCGGGTTGGGTTACACTCAACGCTCTTAATTACTTTGGCGATCTAATTAGTATTTTGGTGACAGCAGGTTTAATCGCCTTTTTGCTGAACTACGCGGTGGCTAAGCTGCAAGCTTTTTTACCACGAGGTTTGGCCGCAGCATTGGTCTACTTGGCGGCAGGGGTTGGGGTGACGTTGATTGGTCTGACGATCGCGCCTCCTGTCTCTGAGCAAGCGCGGCAACTAGCAACTAATTTTCCTAGCTTGCTGGAATCGGGACGCAATCAGCTAGATCAGTTCCAGTTTTGGAGTGAGGCTCACAATCTCCCCTTTGATGTCCAGATTTTAGAGCAGCAGTTGTCGGCAGAAGTGAGAGAGCGGGCACAGGCGATCGCAGCTCAAGGGTTTGGCTTAGTCTTAGGGACAGTCAACTGGACGCTAGATCTAGTTTTGATTTTGGTGATTTCGTTTTACATGCTCTTGGATGGAGAGCGGGTGTGGCGAGGACTGGTCAGCCTGTTTTCGCCCCAAATTCGCACTTGCTTAACCGATTCGTTACGACGAAATCTGCGGCAATTTTTTGCGGGTCAACTCCTATTAGGGTTGTTTATGGCTGTAGTGCTGTCCCTGGCCTTTTTGTGGCTGCGAGTGCCATTTTTCTTATTGTTTGCCGTGTTTATTGGGGTGATGGAAGTGATCCCGTTTATCGGGGCGACCTTGGGCATTGCCACGGTGAGTGTAGTAGTAGCATTTATTGATTGGTGGCTGGCGCTGCAAGTGTTGGGGGTGGCGATCGCGACGCAACAGATCAAAGACAACTTGCTAGCTCCCCGATTGATGGGCAATTTAACGGGTTTAAGCCCAGTGATTATCTTTACGTCGTTGCTGCTTGGTGCGAAGGTGGCGGGCCTCTTGGGGGTGATTTTGGCGATTCCCCTGACGGGAGTTGTGAAAAGTATTGCCGAGGTGGTTCTAGACCCCACCCTGCCGCCGCAAACGGGTTCATTTTTCTACAATCCTCTCAACCCTGATCCGCTGGTTGCTCCAACGCTAGAATTGGCTAGCTCAGACTCTACGGTAGATGTGGCTGGAACTGGGGATGGGGAAGCGGCTCCTGTTATGGTGAGTGCTACAGGAACCCAGCGCGATCGCTAA